A part of Pseudomonas sp. HR96 genomic DNA contains:
- a CDS encoding crotonase/enoyl-CoA hydratase family protein, protein MTELLDYLLEDGVATLTLNNGKVNAISPDVISALNSALDRAAQDRAVVILTGQPGILSAGYDLKVMTSSPQNAVSLVTAGSTLARRLLSHPFPVIVACSGHAVAKGAFLLLSADYRIGVSGPFQIGLNEVQIGMTMHHAGIELARDRLGRSAFQRSVINGEMFGPDAALQAGFLDQVVAPEQLRETALAVAGQLKKINMTAHRNTKLKVRKDLLQSLDAAITLDQHLPLH, encoded by the coding sequence ATGACCGAGTTGCTCGATTACCTGCTGGAAGATGGTGTTGCCACCCTGACCCTGAACAATGGCAAGGTCAACGCGATTTCGCCGGATGTGATCAGCGCCCTCAACAGTGCCCTCGACCGCGCCGCACAGGACCGCGCTGTGGTGATCCTCACCGGCCAGCCGGGCATCCTCTCAGCGGGTTATGACCTCAAGGTCATGACTTCCAGCCCGCAAAACGCCGTCAGCCTGGTGACTGCGGGCTCCACCCTCGCCCGCCGCCTTCTCAGCCACCCGTTTCCGGTCATCGTTGCCTGCAGCGGCCATGCAGTGGCCAAGGGCGCGTTTCTGCTGCTGTCGGCGGACTACCGCATAGGTGTCAGCGGACCGTTCCAGATCGGCCTCAACGAGGTCCAGATCGGCATGACCATGCACCACGCTGGCATCGAGCTGGCGCGTGATCGCCTGGGCCGCTCGGCTTTCCAGCGCTCGGTCATCAACGGCGAGATGTTCGGCCCCGACGCGGCGCTGCAGGCCGGCTTCCTCGACCAGGTAGTGGCGCCGGAGCAGCTGCGCGAAACGGCGCTGGCGGTGGCCGGGCAACTGAAGAAGATCAACATGACGGCCCATCGCAACACCAAGCTCAAGGTGCGCAAGGACCTGCTGCAAAGCCTCGACGCGGCGATCACGCTGGACCAGCACCTGCCTTTGCACTGA
- a CDS encoding magnesium and cobalt transport protein CorA: MGRIVASAVYNGGRKVCNINLEDGAKWAHTPGHFVWIGLEQPDQEQMTLLQSQFDLHELAIEDSLEKHSRPKLETFGDALFIVTYSPIRENGVLQFIETHIFAGRGYVITCRNGHSKSYAQVRQRCEARPLLLEHGEDFVLYALLDFVTSCYQPVGESIHAEVEVLERNVLNAPLVEADIQKLHSLRRDLLRLHRYVAPMVEISEELQRLDFPFIDKNMRPYFRDVQIHVNRQMEDFNTMRDIASQTIEIGVLLESSRQSLVQRKFAAWAAILAFPTAIAGIYGMNFQNMPELSWHYGYYTVLGVIVVGCVSLYASFKRSGWL, from the coding sequence ATGGGTCGAATCGTCGCCTCCGCCGTGTACAACGGCGGCCGCAAAGTCTGCAATATCAACCTCGAAGACGGCGCCAAGTGGGCGCACACTCCCGGTCACTTCGTCTGGATCGGCCTGGAGCAACCCGACCAGGAGCAAATGACCCTGCTGCAAAGCCAGTTCGACCTGCACGAACTGGCCATCGAGGACTCCCTGGAAAAACACAGCCGCCCCAAGCTGGAAACCTTCGGCGACGCGCTGTTCATCGTCACCTATTCGCCGATCCGCGAGAACGGCGTGCTGCAGTTCATCGAAACCCATATCTTTGCCGGCCGCGGCTACGTCATCACCTGCCGCAACGGCCATTCGAAGTCCTACGCCCAAGTGCGCCAACGCTGCGAGGCCCGTCCCTTGCTGCTGGAACACGGCGAGGACTTCGTGCTGTACGCCCTCCTCGATTTCGTCACCTCCTGCTACCAGCCGGTGGGCGAGTCGATCCACGCCGAGGTCGAGGTGCTGGAGCGCAATGTGCTCAATGCACCGCTGGTGGAAGCCGACATCCAGAAGCTGCACAGCCTACGCCGCGATCTGCTGCGCCTGCACCGCTACGTCGCACCCATGGTCGAGATCAGCGAAGAACTGCAGCGCCTGGACTTCCCTTTCATCGACAAGAACATGCGCCCGTACTTTCGCGACGTGCAGATTCACGTCAACCGGCAGATGGAAGACTTCAACACCATGCGTGACATCGCCAGCCAGACCATCGAGATTGGCGTCCTGCTGGAGTCGTCGCGACAGAGCCTGGTGCAACGCAAATTCGCCGCCTGGGCGGCGATCCTGGCCTTCCCGACCGCCATTGCCGGCATCTACGGGATGAACTTCCAGAACATGCCCGAGCTGAGTTGGCACTACGGTTATTACACCGTGCTGGGGGTCATTGTGGTGGGCTGTGTCAGCCTGTATGCGAGCTTCAAGCGCTCGGGGTGGCTGTAA
- a CDS encoding amidotransferase, producing MSLRICILETDDLRPEFVERYQGYGRMFEQLFTRQPIAADFSIYNVVEGQYPADEEKFDAYLVTGSKADSFGSDPWIQTLKHYLVERYRRGDKLLGVCFGHQLLALALGGLTERAVQGWGVGVHQYEVKGSAQWMSPKLDELDLLISHQDQVTRLPEGAEVVASSSFCPFAAYHIGNQVLCFQGHPEFIHDYSRALLELRQDRLGEELYANAIASLERDHHGEAVAEWMMRFVASA from the coding sequence ATGTCGCTACGCATCTGCATTCTGGAAACCGATGATCTGCGTCCCGAGTTCGTCGAGCGCTATCAAGGCTACGGCCGCATGTTCGAACAGCTGTTCACCCGCCAGCCGATTGCCGCCGACTTCAGCATCTACAACGTGGTCGAGGGGCAGTACCCGGCTGACGAGGAAAAATTCGACGCCTACCTGGTGACTGGCAGCAAAGCCGATTCGTTCGGCAGCGACCCGTGGATTCAGACGCTGAAGCACTACCTGGTCGAGCGCTATCGGCGCGGTGACAAGCTGCTTGGCGTCTGCTTCGGCCACCAGCTGCTGGCGCTGGCGCTGGGCGGTCTGACAGAGCGGGCCGTGCAGGGCTGGGGTGTGGGCGTCCACCAATATGAGGTCAAGGGCTCAGCGCAGTGGATGTCGCCCAAGCTCGATGAACTGGACCTGCTGATCAGCCACCAGGACCAGGTCACGCGCCTGCCGGAGGGCGCCGAGGTGGTCGCATCGAGCTCGTTCTGCCCGTTCGCCGCCTACCACATCGGCAATCAGGTGCTGTGCTTCCAGGGGCACCCGGAGTTCATTCATGACTACTCCCGGGCGCTGCTGGAACTGCGCCAGGACCGCCTGGGCGAAGAGCTCTACGCCAACGCCATCGCCAGCCTGGAGCGCGATCACCACGGTGAAGCGGTGGCCGAGTGGATGATGAGGTTCGTGGCGTCGGCGTGA
- a CDS encoding transglutaminase family protein has product MRLSISHETAYHYDDEVRASIQYLRLTPHDSERQHVLSWQLDLPRPVKAQVDPFGNILHVLTIDDPHNAIIIGARGQVEIDETREAEHESQSPLPFLRFTRLTDADEAIRAFAAEQCKHKDRNALIDLMQALNQHITYTPGATEVETSAAQAFANRAGVCQDHTHAFIACARSLGVPARYVSGYLFSENSEHLASHAWAEAWLDDAWYSFDVTNQLARPERHLKLAVGLDYLDACPVRGMRRGGGFEQMHAKVVVTPTPGVQSQGFGPGQSQSQGQSQTQTANLTGSQTQG; this is encoded by the coding sequence ATGAGACTCTCGATCAGTCACGAAACCGCCTATCACTACGACGATGAAGTCCGCGCCAGCATTCAGTACCTGCGCCTGACCCCGCACGACAGCGAGCGCCAGCACGTGCTCAGCTGGCAGCTCGACCTGCCACGTCCGGTCAAGGCCCAGGTCGACCCCTTCGGCAACATCCTGCACGTGCTGACCATCGACGACCCGCACAATGCGATCATCATCGGCGCCCGCGGCCAGGTTGAAATCGACGAAACCCGCGAGGCCGAACACGAAAGCCAGTCGCCGCTGCCGTTCCTGCGCTTCACCCGTCTGACCGATGCCGACGAAGCCATCCGCGCGTTCGCTGCCGAGCAGTGCAAGCACAAGGATCGCAACGCCCTGATCGACCTGATGCAGGCGCTCAACCAGCACATCACCTATACCCCCGGCGCCACCGAAGTGGAAACCAGTGCGGCCCAGGCTTTCGCCAACCGTGCCGGCGTCTGCCAGGACCACACTCACGCCTTCATCGCCTGCGCGCGCAGCCTGGGGGTGCCGGCGCGGTACGTGTCGGGCTACCTGTTCAGCGAGAACAGCGAGCACCTGGCCAGCCATGCCTGGGCCGAGGCCTGGCTGGACGACGCCTGGTACAGCTTTGACGTGACTAATCAATTGGCGCGGCCCGAGCGGCACCTGAAGCTGGCCGTGGGCCTGGACTACCTGGACGCCTGCCCGGTGCGTGGCATGCGCCGCGGCGGTGGCTTCGAGCAGATGCACGCCAAAGTGGTGGTGACCCCCACGCCGGGCGTGCAGAGCCAGGGCTTCGGGCCTGGGCAGTCGCAGAGTCAGGGGCAAAGCCAGACCCAGACCGCCAATCTGACCGGTAGCCAGACCCAGGGCTGA
- a CDS encoding alpha-E domain-containing protein, whose product MLSRTASDLYWMSRYLERAENLARMLDVSYSLSLMPQDGRGDGLDEMAMPLLITGTLDDYLERHGQLHAERLLHFFALDAANPASIYSCLGAARASAHAVRGRITADMWENINATWLEIRGIAEQGLSRYGMSRFCEWIKERSHLFRGATYGTIMRNDAFRFIRLGTFIERADNTLRLLDARYEMLGDEAESVDDSSARGYYQWSALLRALSSFEAYTEIYRDAPAARPVAELLLLRADVPRSLRACTEEIDQILGVLPGANGRPAQRMAAELDARLRYTGIGEILDEGLHEWLNEFIPLVAQLGNAIHSSYLEAV is encoded by the coding sequence ATGCTAAGTAGAACTGCCTCGGATCTGTATTGGATGTCGCGCTACCTGGAGCGTGCCGAAAACCTGGCACGCATGCTCGACGTCAGCTACTCGCTGTCGTTGATGCCCCAGGACGGTCGCGGTGATGGCCTCGACGAGATGGCCATGCCGCTGCTGATCACCGGTACCCTGGACGACTATCTCGAGCGCCACGGCCAGCTGCACGCCGAGCGCCTGCTGCACTTCTTCGCCCTCGACGCAGCCAACCCGGCCAGCATCTACAGCTGCCTGGGCGCGGCACGGGCTTCGGCCCACGCGGTGCGCGGGCGCATCACCGCCGACATGTGGGAAAACATCAACGCCACCTGGCTGGAAATTCGCGGCATTGCCGAGCAGGGGCTCAGCCGCTACGGCATGAGCCGCTTCTGCGAGTGGATCAAGGAGCGTTCGCACCTGTTTCGCGGGGCGACCTACGGCACCATCATGCGCAACGACGCGTTCCGCTTCATTCGCCTGGGAACCTTCATCGAGCGCGCCGACAACACCCTGCGTCTGCTCGATGCCCGCTACGAAATGCTTGGCGACGAAGCCGAGTCGGTGGACGACAGCTCGGCGCGCGGCTATTACCAATGGAGCGCGCTGTTGCGCGCCTTGTCCTCCTTCGAGGCTTACACCGAGATCTACCGCGATGCCCCGGCGGCACGCCCGGTGGCCGAGTTGCTGCTGCTGCGCGCCGACGTGCCGCGCTCGTTGCGCGCCTGCACCGAGGAGATCGACCAGATTCTCGGCGTGCTGCCGGGCGCCAACGGCCGGCCGGCGCAGCGCATGGCTGCCGAACTGGATGCACGCCTGCGTTACACCGGCATCGGCGAGATCCTCGACGAGGGTCTGCACGAGTGGTTGAACGAATTCATCCCGCTGGTTGCACAGTTGGGCAACGCTATTCACAGCTCTTACCTGGAGGCTGTATGA
- a CDS encoding circularly permuted type 2 ATP-grasp protein — MIRTFYDEMYDAGGLVRPHYREFARWLADTPAELLAQRRREADLLFHRAGITFTLYGDEQGTERLIPFDTIPRSIPASEWRVVERGCIQRVKALNMFLADLYHDQRIIKAGIIPAEQVLANEQYQLAMQGLDLHRDIYSHISGVDLVRDGDGSYYVLEDNLRTPSGVSYMLEDRKMMMRLFPELFAAQRIAPIDHYPNLLLDTLKSSSPLDNPSVVVLTPGRFNSAFFEHAFLAREMGVELVEGADLFVRDDKVFMRTTDGPKAVDVIYRRLDDAFLDPLAFNPESMLGVPGLLSAYRSGNVVLANAIGTGVADDKSVYPFVTDMIRFYLDEEPILKNVPTWQCRKPDELSHVLANLPDLVVKETQGSGGYGMLVGPAATAAEIENFRARLKARPHAYIAQPTLSLSTCPTFVENGIAPRHIDLRPFVLAGRETRVVPGGLTRVALREGSLVVNSSQGGGTKDTWVVED, encoded by the coding sequence ATGATCCGCACCTTTTATGATGAGATGTACGACGCAGGCGGCCTGGTCCGCCCGCACTATCGCGAGTTCGCGCGCTGGCTCGCCGATACGCCGGCCGAGCTGCTGGCCCAGCGCCGGCGCGAAGCCGACCTGCTATTTCATCGCGCCGGCATTACCTTCACGCTTTATGGCGATGAGCAGGGCACCGAGCGCCTGATTCCGTTCGACACCATTCCGCGCAGTATCCCTGCCAGCGAATGGCGTGTCGTCGAGCGCGGCTGTATCCAGCGGGTCAAGGCGCTGAACATGTTCCTCGCCGACCTCTATCACGACCAGCGCATCATCAAGGCCGGGATCATCCCCGCCGAGCAGGTGCTGGCCAACGAGCAGTACCAGCTGGCGATGCAAGGTCTCGACCTGCACCGCGACATCTACTCGCACATCTCCGGGGTCGACCTGGTACGCGACGGTGACGGCTCGTACTACGTACTCGAAGATAACCTGCGCACCCCCAGCGGCGTCAGCTACATGCTCGAAGACCGCAAGATGATGATGCGCCTATTCCCCGAGCTGTTTGCCGCGCAGCGCATCGCGCCGATCGATCATTATCCCAACCTGCTGCTGGACACCCTCAAGAGTTCCAGCCCCCTGGACAACCCCAGTGTCGTGGTGCTGACCCCTGGGCGGTTCAACAGCGCGTTCTTCGAGCATGCGTTCCTGGCGCGGGAAATGGGCGTGGAGCTGGTCGAGGGCGCGGATCTGTTCGTGCGTGACGACAAGGTGTTCATGCGCACCACCGACGGCCCCAAGGCAGTGGACGTGATCTATCGCCGGCTCGACGACGCCTTCCTCGACCCCCTGGCCTTCAACCCCGAATCGATGCTCGGCGTGCCGGGGCTGCTCTCGGCCTACCGCTCGGGCAACGTGGTGCTGGCCAACGCCATTGGTACTGGCGTGGCGGACGACAAGTCGGTTTATCCCTTTGTCACCGACATGATCCGTTTCTATCTGGACGAGGAGCCGATCCTCAAGAACGTGCCGACCTGGCAATGCCGCAAGCCCGACGAGCTGTCCCACGTGCTGGCCAATCTGCCCGATCTGGTCGTCAAGGAAACCCAGGGCTCCGGCGGCTACGGCATGCTGGTGGGGCCGGCCGCCACGGCGGCTGAAATCGAGAATTTCCGTGCGCGCCTCAAGGCGCGTCCGCATGCCTACATCGCCCAGCCGACGCTGAGTCTGTCGACCTGCCCGACCTTCGTCGAAAACGGCATCGCGCCGCGCCATATCGACCTGCGCCCCTTCGTCCTGGCCGGGCGTGAAACCCGCGTGGTCCCGGGCGGCCTGACCCGCGTGGCGCTGCGCGAGGGCTCGCTGGTGGTGAACTCCTCCCAGGGCGGCGGGACCAAGGATACATGGGTAGTCGAGGACTAA
- a CDS encoding ribonuclease E inhibitor RraB, which translates to MSTAHQEDISTHVLRRMKEGGFDFARIHPIEFYATFPDEDRARKAAGKFRGESLNAQVSERDDGAWHLELSKLMYATYGGIGEFEHDFEAVIEPLGGEIEGWGVKHELPRKPV; encoded by the coding sequence ATGAGCACAGCCCATCAAGAAGACATCAGCACCCACGTGCTACGCCGCATGAAAGAGGGCGGTTTCGACTTCGCCCGCATTCACCCCATCGAGTTCTATGCCACCTTCCCCGACGAAGACCGTGCCCGCAAGGCGGCGGGGAAATTTCGTGGCGAATCGCTCAACGCCCAGGTCAGCGAGCGCGATGATGGGGCATGGCATCTGGAACTGAGCAAACTCATGTACGCCACGTATGGAGGTATAGGCGAATTCGAACATGACTTCGAAGCGGTCATCGAACCCCTGGGCGGCGAGATCGAGGGTTGGGGCGTCAAGCACGAGCTGCCGCGCAAGCCGGTCTGA
- a CDS encoding LTA synthase family protein yields MAKPDALGQKRGLQRPPPTIKSHLAYMLLSGAAIMLLLSLLRLALLAYNREMIQSTPASTFVEAFGNGLRFDLRLVVYTLIPLALAMLLPGLMALRGLWRFWLTLTSSIMLFLGLMEMDFYREFHQRLNGLVFQYVKEDPKTVLSMLWYGYPVVRYLLAWVIVTWLLSLVFKGIDRLTRPRGVHADATLARASLAPWYLRIGVMVLVLAIIVLAGRGTLRQGPPLRWGDAYTTDSNFANQLGLNGTLQLINAAKSRMSDDRDNIWKGTLPPAEAQQTVRDMLLTVNDKLVDPDTAAVRRDTTPPEQNTLPIKNVVVILMESFAGHSVGALGDESNITPAFDQLAKQGLLFDRFFSNGTHTHQGMFATMGCFPNLPGFEYLMQTPEGAHKLSGLPALLSRRKYDDVYVYNGDFAWDNQSGFFSNQGMTTFIGRNDFINPVFSDPTWGVSDQDMFDRGNQELIAREKTGKPFYALLQTLSNHTPYALPKDLPVPPVTDKGSLNQHLTAMRYADWAVGQFFEKARKEAYFKDTLFILVGDHGFGNDQQITEMDLGRFNVPMLMIAPGIQDKFGAVSHTVGTQIDIVPTIMGRLGGENRNQCWGRDLLNLPDGDKGFGVIKPSGNEQTVAIVSGDRILVEPKDMPPKLYRYELGRTPKAEIIDAPDIPDLRRKLDSFIQTATKSLLDNTAGVEPSK; encoded by the coding sequence ATGGCCAAACCGGACGCCTTGGGTCAGAAGCGCGGCTTGCAACGCCCGCCACCGACCATCAAATCGCATCTCGCCTACATGCTGCTCAGCGGCGCCGCCATCATGCTGCTGCTCAGCCTGCTGCGCCTGGCCCTGTTGGCCTACAACCGGGAAATGATCCAGTCGACCCCGGCCTCGACCTTCGTCGAGGCCTTTGGCAACGGCTTGCGTTTCGACCTGCGCCTGGTTGTCTACACCCTGATTCCGCTGGCCCTGGCCATGCTGCTGCCCGGCCTGATGGCGCTGCGCGGGCTGTGGCGTTTCTGGCTGACCCTCACCTCGAGCATCATGCTGTTCCTCGGCCTGATGGAAATGGACTTCTATCGCGAGTTCCACCAGCGTCTCAACGGCCTGGTGTTCCAGTACGTCAAGGAAGACCCGAAAACCGTTCTGAGCATGCTCTGGTACGGCTACCCGGTGGTGCGCTACCTGCTGGCCTGGGTCATCGTCACCTGGCTGCTGAGCCTGGTGTTCAAAGGCATCGATCGCCTGACCCGGCCGCGCGGCGTCCACGCCGATGCCACACTGGCTCGCGCCAGCCTGGCGCCCTGGTACCTGCGCATCGGCGTGATGGTTTTGGTGCTCGCGATCATCGTGCTGGCCGGCCGCGGTACCCTGCGCCAGGGCCCGCCGCTGCGTTGGGGTGATGCCTATACCACCGACTCCAATTTCGCCAACCAGTTGGGCCTCAACGGCACGCTGCAACTGATCAACGCTGCCAAAAGCCGGATGTCCGACGACCGCGACAATATCTGGAAGGGCACTCTGCCGCCTGCCGAGGCCCAGCAGACCGTGCGCGACATGCTGCTGACGGTCAACGACAAGCTGGTTGACCCGGACACCGCTGCAGTACGCCGCGACACCACGCCGCCGGAGCAGAACACCCTGCCGATCAAGAATGTGGTGGTGATCCTCATGGAAAGCTTCGCCGGCCATTCGGTCGGTGCGCTGGGCGACGAGTCCAACATCACCCCGGCGTTCGACCAGCTGGCTAAGCAGGGCCTGCTGTTCGACCGCTTCTTTTCCAATGGTACCCACACGCACCAGGGCATGTTCGCCACCATGGGCTGCTTCCCCAACCTGCCCGGTTTCGAATACCTGATGCAAACCCCGGAAGGCGCGCACAAGTTGTCCGGCCTGCCGGCGCTGCTGAGCCGGCGCAAATATGACGACGTCTACGTGTACAACGGCGACTTCGCCTGGGACAACCAGTCCGGGTTCTTCAGCAACCAGGGCATGACCACCTTCATCGGGCGCAATGACTTCATCAACCCGGTGTTCTCCGACCCGACCTGGGGCGTGTCTGACCAGGACATGTTCGACCGTGGCAACCAGGAGCTGATTGCCCGCGAGAAGACCGGCAAGCCGTTCTATGCACTGCTGCAGACCCTGTCCAATCACACCCCGTACGCCCTGCCCAAGGACCTGCCGGTACCACCGGTGACCGACAAGGGTTCGCTCAACCAGCACTTGACCGCCATGCGCTATGCCGACTGGGCAGTGGGCCAATTCTTCGAGAAGGCGCGCAAGGAGGCCTACTTCAAGGACACGCTGTTCATCCTGGTCGGCGACCATGGTTTCGGCAACGATCAGCAGATCACCGAAATGGACCTGGGCCGCTTCAACGTGCCCATGCTGATGATCGCGCCCGGCATCCAAGACAAGTTCGGCGCCGTCAGCCACACCGTGGGCACGCAGATCGACATCGTGCCGACCATCATGGGCCGCCTCGGCGGCGAGAACCGCAACCAGTGCTGGGGCCGCGACCTGCTCAACCTGCCGGATGGCGACAAGGGCTTCGGCGTGATCAAGCCTTCGGGCAACGAGCAGACCGTGGCGATTGTTTCCGGTGACCGCATCCTGGTCGAACCCAAGGACATGCCGCCCAAACTCTACCGCTACGAGCTGGGCCGTACGCCCAAGGCCGAGATCATCGACGCCCCGGACATCCCGGACCTGCGGCGCAAGCTCGACTCGTTCATCCAGACGGCGACCAAGAGCCTGCTGGACAACACCGCTGGGGTGGAGCCGTCCAAGTAA
- a CDS encoding PLDc N-terminal domain-containing protein → MGSTFNSLVGLIILALDIWAIINVFKSSAEVGMKVLWVLLILLLPVLGLIIWAIAGPRGNVRL, encoded by the coding sequence ATGGGTTCTACCTTCAATAGCCTGGTCGGCCTGATCATTCTTGCCCTGGATATCTGGGCCATCATCAACGTGTTCAAAAGCTCCGCCGAGGTCGGCATGAAAGTGCTGTGGGTCCTGCTGATCCTGTTGCTGCCGGTGTTGGGCTTGATCATCTGGGCCATCGCCGGACCGCGCGGCAACGTTCGACTGTAA
- a CDS encoding ankyrin repeat domain-containing protein, with the protein MSTMQDARQMTDDETAQFAAEVFDVARKGDAQMLERLLQNGLPANLRNHKGDTLLMLASYHGHQEAVRVLLQHQADPEIRNDNGQSPIAGAAFKGDLAVVQLLVEHGAQVEGSAGDGRTALMMAAMFNRVAIVDYLLSHGANPETRDAKGITALGAAQAMGANDTAAQLQRLVH; encoded by the coding sequence ATGTCCACCATGCAAGATGCCCGGCAGATGACCGACGACGAAACCGCTCAATTTGCCGCCGAGGTGTTCGACGTGGCGCGCAAGGGCGATGCGCAGATGCTCGAGCGTCTGCTGCAGAACGGTTTGCCAGCCAACCTGCGCAACCACAAAGGCGACACCTTGTTGATGCTGGCCAGCTATCACGGCCATCAGGAGGCAGTGCGGGTGCTGTTGCAGCATCAGGCCGATCCGGAGATCCGCAATGACAACGGCCAGAGCCCGATTGCTGGTGCCGCCTTCAAAGGCGACCTGGCTGTGGTGCAGTTGCTGGTCGAGCATGGTGCCCAGGTCGAAGGCTCGGCGGGCGATGGTCGTACCGCGCTGATGATGGCTGCGATGTTCAACCGCGTGGCCATCGTCGACTACCTGCTCAGCCACGGTGCCAACCCCGAGACCCGGGACGCCAAGGGCATCACTGCGCTGGGCGCCGCCCAGGCCATGGGGGCCAACGACACCGCCGCGCAGCTGCAGCGTCTGGTCCATTGA
- a CDS encoding DUF3509 domain-containing protein has translation MNFLQEKFASVFAEYDVVTQPRPDGAVLLTLRDGEGKQIRRSISYAQLNTPEQLSWVISAIRRDLAGQASELPAISLLQSQNRFALPTYHSA, from the coding sequence ATGAACTTCCTTCAAGAAAAATTCGCATCCGTTTTCGCTGAATACGATGTCGTCACCCAGCCTCGCCCAGACGGCGCCGTGCTGCTGACCCTGCGTGATGGCGAAGGCAAGCAGATCCGCCGCTCGATTTCCTACGCTCAGCTCAATACCCCGGAACAACTGTCCTGGGTGATCAGCGCTATCCGCCGCGACCTTGCCGGCCAGGCGAGCGAACTGCCAGCCATCAGCCTGCTGCAAAGCCAGAACCGTTTCGCCCTGCCGACCTATCACTCGGCCTGA
- a CDS encoding acireductone dioxygenase: MGYLTVYHQSSPQLPNKVLTHLEDMAATLAELGVTLVRWQPQAPITRESGDADIAAAYQSCIDRLNQAAGYTHLHVGRANREHPQNPEWRARLRGEHRLPHAHTRVWAAGRGLVYLHIGEYVYGLLCEQNDALTIPAGTAHWLDMGEAAHYVAIWLGHAQEGEGMQFTGEEIASLFATLEA, from the coding sequence ATGGGCTACCTGACGGTCTACCACCAAAGCAGCCCGCAGTTGCCAAACAAGGTGCTGACGCACCTTGAAGACATGGCCGCCACTCTCGCCGAACTGGGCGTGACTCTGGTCCGCTGGCAACCCCAGGCGCCGATCACGCGTGAAAGCGGTGATGCGGACATTGCCGCTGCGTACCAGTCGTGCATCGACCGCTTGAACCAGGCGGCGGGCTATACCCATCTGCACGTGGGGCGTGCTAACCGCGAACATCCCCAGAACCCGGAGTGGCGCGCGCGGCTGCGTGGCGAGCATCGCCTGCCCCATGCCCATACCCGGGTGTGGGCGGCCGGGCGCGGCCTGGTCTACCTGCACATTGGCGAGTATGTCTACGGCTTGCTCTGCGAGCAGAACGATGCACTGACTATTCCTGCGGGCACGGCGCATTGGCTGGACATGGGTGAAGCGGCGCATTATGTCGCCATTTGGCTGGGTCATGCCCAGGAGGGGGAGGGGATGCAATTCACCGGCGAGGAGATCGCCAGTCTGTTCGCTACGCTCGAAGCCTGA